One genomic region from Salinicola endophyticus encodes:
- a CDS encoding ABC transporter ATP-binding protein, with the protein MTPFERLRALPQDCRTALRRASGWAILAALLDAASGVLLVPLIEALFADGALPWRWIAALLGATLAQALVQYLALRRGFAAGGALSAGLVRGLVARLPHLSLPALRRVAPAEGLLRGPVLQAMGIPAHLLGPLLGALVTPLGVVLGLFLIDPPIALGLLVAGILLGALLRWSGRRNLAVEDARLAAERDVARQLQAFAEHQPLLRAAQRESRARQNLEDALQKLHATTLTLLRHSLPSGLGFALAVQAVFAFALLGGAWMVQAQGLDGARLVAVLVLLVRFIEPLSQLTHLDQALRGAWQALDTLLRVFALPPLESPEPDERPRDASLEAEALRVNLDDGRALLEDISLKLEAGSLNVLVGPSGAGKSTLLAVLGRLYDADAGRVLLGAVDIRRLSATTLAASRNLVFQNNGLFRGSVAWNLRMARPDAGLESLREAARAVGLLEEIESWPQGWDSEIGPGGALLSGGQRQRLCLARGLLSAAPLLLLDEPTASLDAVSEAQVLRSLVALRGRHTLLVVTHRPALARLADQVLVLEEGRLRASGRHAELSASDAWYADFAYEQAEESSMLAVNR; encoded by the coding sequence ATGACGCCGTTCGAGCGTTTGCGTGCGCTGCCGCAGGACTGCCGCACCGCGCTGCGCCGTGCGAGTGGCTGGGCGATTCTGGCAGCGCTGCTGGATGCCGCCAGCGGCGTGCTGTTGGTACCGCTGATCGAAGCCTTGTTCGCCGACGGAGCGTTACCCTGGCGTTGGATCGCCGCGCTGCTCGGCGCGACCCTGGCCCAGGCGCTGGTGCAGTACCTGGCCCTGCGGCGTGGCTTCGCTGCCGGTGGTGCGCTGTCTGCCGGCCTGGTACGCGGCCTGGTCGCACGGCTGCCGCACCTGTCGCTACCGGCGTTGCGTCGAGTGGCACCAGCCGAAGGCCTATTGCGTGGCCCGGTGCTGCAGGCCATGGGCATTCCGGCGCATCTGCTGGGCCCTTTGCTCGGCGCGCTGGTGACGCCGCTCGGGGTAGTGCTCGGGCTGTTCCTGATCGACCCGCCAATCGCCCTCGGCCTGCTCGTCGCCGGTATCTTGCTGGGCGCGCTGCTGCGTTGGAGCGGGCGGCGCAACCTGGCCGTGGAAGACGCCCGCCTGGCCGCCGAGCGCGATGTCGCTCGGCAACTCCAGGCCTTCGCCGAGCACCAGCCATTGCTGCGCGCGGCGCAACGCGAGAGCCGTGCCCGACAGAACCTGGAAGACGCTTTGCAGAAACTCCACGCCACGACCCTGACGCTGCTGCGCCACAGCCTGCCCAGCGGCCTCGGCTTCGCCCTGGCGGTACAGGCGGTGTTCGCTTTCGCGCTGCTTGGTGGCGCCTGGATGGTACAGGCCCAAGGTCTGGATGGTGCTCGTCTGGTAGCGGTGCTGGTGCTGCTGGTGCGCTTCATCGAGCCGTTGTCCCAGCTCACCCATCTCGACCAGGCGCTGCGCGGCGCCTGGCAGGCCCTCGATACCCTGCTGCGGGTGTTCGCCCTGCCGCCGTTGGAAAGCCCCGAGCCGGACGAGCGCCCGCGCGACGCGAGCCTGGAGGCAGAGGCTTTGCGCGTGAATCTGGATGATGGCCGGGCCTTGCTCGAGGACATCTCCCTGAAGCTGGAAGCGGGCTCGCTGAACGTGCTGGTCGGCCCTTCCGGGGCGGGCAAGAGCACCCTGCTGGCCGTGCTCGGGCGGCTCTACGACGCCGATGCCGGGCGCGTCCTGCTGGGTGCTGTGGATATCCGTCGATTGAGCGCGACGACGCTCGCCGCCAGCCGCAACCTGGTGTTCCAGAACAATGGCCTGTTCCGTGGCAGCGTTGCCTGGAACCTGCGCATGGCGCGACCCGATGCCGGTCTCGAGTCGCTACGCGAAGCCGCGCGGGCGGTGGGGCTGTTGGAGGAAATCGAGAGCTGGCCGCAGGGCTGGGACAGCGAGATCGGCCCCGGAGGTGCACTGCTTTCCGGTGGCCAGCGCCAGCGCCTGTGCCTGGCCCGCGGCTTGCTCTCGGCGGCCCCGCTACTGCTGCTCGACGAGCCCACAGCCAGCCTCGATGCCGTCAGCGAGGCGCAGGTGCTGCGCAGCCTGGTCGCCTTGCGTGGCCGGCATACCCTGCTGGTGGTGACTCACCGCCCGGCGCTGGCGCGCCTCGCCGATCAGGTGCTGGTGCTGGAAGAGGGGCGCCTGCGCGCGAGCGGTCGGCACGCCGAACTGAGCGCCAGTGATGCCTGGTATGCCGATTTTGCCTACGAGCAGGCAGAGGAAAGTTCCATGTTGGCCGTGAATCGATAG
- a CDS encoding TonB-dependent siderophore receptor gives MNHNRYAPLCMGLLLMNPLGVATSLADDRADDTSSDTATAANHSAGSVKLQDVVVEGARPAGSEAPGVTTLARMPLSPRELPQSASVIDRERLDEQNLSSLEETMKQATGVTVRPFEQLTTAYYVRGFKIDSFEFDGVPALLGDTASSPQDMAIYERVEILRGSNGLLHGTGNPAATVNLVRKKPQREFTASTNLQAGSWDRYRAEFDVGGPLTPSGKVRGRAVAAYEDRDYFYDTADQGTRLLYGVTEFDLTPRTLLTLGAQYQNIESTTNMAGVPMAKDGSSLGLPRDTYLDVDWDRFDWETYRAFGSLEQQLGRGWTGKLSAEYQHADSQLRYAGAYGAIDPDTGDGGYLTGAAYRFSTIQRSFDANLKGPVTWLGATHELLGGVTYAQSESRDESAPFLDLAATPVNVYRWDPSSVPRPRIGQYSSRGTTTTTQKGLYALGRFKLAEPVTLVAGGRESWWEQETPVTRFAPGRQFTPYGGLIWDFARDWSWYASYAEVYQPQTGRTWSGELLKPVEGKTYETGIKASFADDRLTLSLAAFRIDLENNPQVDPEHPGAGRTTYYISGGKVRSEGFELEGTGYLTPNWSLSAGYTYTTTEYLKDTQSASGDRYASFTPHHLLRLWSNYDLPWQARRWSVGAGVQAQSDYSVDSGGVTLHQGGYALVNARLGYRIDEHWTAALNADNVFDRTYYQSLFSPSWNNRYGEPRSLMLSLRGTF, from the coding sequence ATGAACCATAACCGTTACGCACCCCTCTGCATGGGGCTGTTATTGATGAACCCGTTGGGAGTTGCCACTTCGCTTGCGGATGACCGTGCCGACGACACGTCCTCGGATACGGCAACGGCGGCAAACCACTCGGCCGGCAGCGTGAAGCTGCAGGACGTCGTGGTCGAGGGCGCGCGCCCCGCCGGCAGTGAAGCGCCGGGGGTGACCACGCTTGCCAGGATGCCACTCAGTCCGCGCGAGCTGCCGCAGTCGGCCAGCGTCATCGACCGAGAGCGCCTAGACGAGCAGAATCTGTCCAGTCTCGAAGAGACCATGAAGCAGGCCACTGGCGTCACCGTGAGGCCGTTCGAGCAGCTCACCACGGCCTATTATGTGCGCGGCTTCAAGATCGACTCCTTCGAGTTCGACGGCGTGCCGGCGCTACTGGGTGACACTGCCAGTTCGCCTCAGGACATGGCGATCTACGAGCGGGTAGAGATCCTGCGCGGCTCCAACGGTCTGCTGCACGGCACCGGCAATCCGGCGGCCACCGTCAACCTGGTGCGCAAGAAGCCTCAGCGGGAGTTCACCGCCAGCACCAACCTGCAGGCCGGAAGCTGGGATCGCTACCGCGCCGAGTTCGATGTGGGTGGGCCGCTCACGCCGAGCGGCAAGGTTCGCGGTCGGGCGGTGGCGGCTTATGAGGACCGAGATTACTTCTACGACACGGCGGATCAGGGCACACGTCTGCTCTACGGGGTGACCGAGTTCGATCTGACGCCCAGGACGCTGCTGACCCTCGGCGCGCAGTATCAGAACATCGAATCGACGACCAACATGGCCGGCGTGCCCATGGCCAAGGACGGCTCCAGTCTCGGGCTCCCCCGGGATACCTATCTCGACGTCGACTGGGACCGCTTCGACTGGGAGACCTACCGTGCGTTCGGCTCGCTGGAGCAGCAGCTCGGGCGGGGCTGGACAGGCAAGCTGAGTGCCGAGTACCAGCATGCGGACTCCCAATTGCGCTATGCCGGCGCCTACGGTGCCATCGATCCTGACACCGGCGATGGCGGCTATCTGACCGGGGCCGCCTACAGGTTCTCGACGATCCAGCGCAGCTTCGACGCCAATCTCAAGGGCCCCGTGACGTGGCTGGGGGCGACGCACGAGCTGCTCGGCGGCGTGACCTACGCCCAAAGCGAGAGCCGCGATGAGTCCGCTCCGTTTCTCGATCTGGCCGCCACGCCGGTCAACGTCTATCGCTGGGACCCGTCCAGTGTGCCGCGTCCCCGAATCGGCCAGTACAGCTCTCGCGGGACGACCACTACCACGCAGAAGGGCCTCTATGCCCTGGGACGCTTCAAGTTGGCCGAGCCCGTCACCCTGGTGGCCGGGGGGCGGGAAAGCTGGTGGGAGCAGGAAACCCCGGTAACGCGTTTCGCGCCGGGCCGTCAATTCACGCCCTATGGCGGTCTGATCTGGGACTTCGCCCGCGACTGGTCCTGGTATGCCAGCTATGCCGAGGTCTATCAGCCGCAGACCGGTCGCACCTGGAGCGGCGAGCTGCTGAAGCCGGTCGAGGGCAAGACCTATGAGACCGGCATCAAGGCCTCCTTCGCCGATGACCGTTTGACGCTGTCTCTGGCGGCGTTTCGCATCGACCTGGAGAACAACCCGCAAGTCGACCCCGAGCATCCCGGTGCCGGCCGTACGACCTACTACATCAGTGGCGGCAAGGTGCGCAGCGAGGGCTTCGAACTCGAGGGTACCGGTTACCTGACGCCCAACTGGAGCCTGTCAGCGGGCTATACCTACACCACCACCGAATATCTCAAGGACACTCAGTCCGCCTCCGGTGACCGTTACGCCTCCTTCACGCCGCACCATCTCCTGCGCTTGTGGAGCAATTACGACCTGCCCTGGCAAGCGCGGCGCTGGAGCGTCGGCGCTGGCGTCCAGGCGCAGAGTGACTACAGCGTCGATTCCGGTGGCGTGACGCTGCATCAGGGCGGCTATGCACTGGTCAACGCGCGCCTGGGATATCGCATCGACGAGCACTGGACGGCGGCCCTCAATGCCGACAACGTCTTCGACCGCACCTACTATCAGAGCCTGTTCAGTCCCAGCTGGAACAACCGCTACGGCGAGCCGCGCAGCCTCATGCTCAGCTTGAGGGGGACTTTCTGA
- a CDS encoding ABC transporter ATP-binding protein — translation MTPVLWRLLRPYRGRMAAAMGLQALAGLCSLLPWMLLAWLAEPLAQGQVQAPLLALLLLAVLTWLVSQALAAHQAHRVDADLCNDLRLRLLSHLQRLPLDWFGRQGQDAVARLLEQDVRALHQLIAHAPNDLSNLLVVPLAAMLWLAWLQPWLLLFCLLPLLLAGAGFLLLRSARYRDSVQRRNAALETLAADYGEFAHNLLLARQYPGAGVQRGVEASAAAFGEAFGAWVARVGHLAALVYVQLSTPWLLAWVLLGALLLDSLGVSLALGQVCAFLLLLRAMAAPVQVLGHGGDALLSSRAAAERLQQVFAQAPLAEGRATTPPADGAVRVSGLGHAYEGEEVLSDIDLQLPDGSLVALVGASGSGKSTLLHLLARYMDAGRGEIRIGGVALDEIPSAVRHRHIVLVGQQAAALEISLADNIALLRPDAAFDEIRQAARDACLDQRIMALPHGYDSVPGRDLELSGGELQRLALARALLSPAPLLLLDEPTSALDPQTARRVLRNLRQRGGGRTRVVVAHRLAEVSDADLILVMADGRIVERGEHKALLATDGAYARLWREQSRMEVAV, via the coding sequence ATGACCCCGGTGCTATGGCGTCTGCTGCGTCCCTATCGCGGGCGGATGGCGGCGGCCATGGGCCTGCAGGCCTTGGCTGGGCTCTGTTCGCTGTTGCCCTGGATGTTGCTTGCCTGGCTGGCCGAGCCCCTGGCGCAGGGGCAGGTGCAAGCGCCGTTGCTGGCGCTACTGTTGCTGGCTGTGCTGACCTGGCTGGTGAGCCAGGCGCTGGCCGCGCACCAGGCCCATCGGGTCGATGCGGATCTCTGCAACGACTTGCGCCTGCGCCTGCTTTCGCACCTGCAACGGTTGCCGCTGGACTGGTTCGGGCGCCAGGGCCAGGACGCTGTGGCGCGCTTGCTGGAGCAGGACGTGCGGGCTTTGCACCAGTTGATCGCGCATGCCCCCAACGATCTCAGCAACCTGCTGGTGGTGCCGCTGGCGGCAATGCTCTGGCTGGCCTGGTTGCAGCCTTGGCTGCTGTTGTTCTGCCTGTTGCCGTTGCTGCTGGCTGGCGCCGGTTTCCTGCTGTTGCGCTCGGCGCGTTACCGCGATTCGGTGCAGCGGCGCAATGCTGCCCTGGAAACCCTCGCGGCGGATTACGGTGAGTTCGCCCATAACCTGCTGTTGGCTCGGCAGTACCCTGGCGCCGGCGTGCAGCGTGGCGTCGAGGCATCGGCTGCGGCATTCGGTGAGGCATTCGGTGCCTGGGTGGCGCGGGTCGGGCACCTGGCCGCGCTGGTCTACGTACAGTTATCCACACCCTGGCTGCTGGCTTGGGTTCTGCTCGGCGCGCTGCTGCTCGACAGCCTTGGCGTGTCTCTGGCGCTGGGGCAGGTATGTGCCTTCCTGCTCCTGCTGCGGGCGATGGCCGCGCCGGTGCAGGTGCTCGGCCATGGCGGCGATGCGTTGTTGAGCTCCCGCGCCGCCGCCGAACGCCTGCAGCAGGTGTTCGCTCAGGCGCCGTTGGCCGAAGGCCGTGCGACCACGCCACCGGCCGACGGCGCGGTAAGGGTGAGCGGCCTGGGGCATGCTTACGAGGGTGAGGAGGTGCTGAGCGATATCGATCTGCAACTGCCGGACGGCAGCCTGGTGGCTTTGGTCGGCGCTTCCGGTTCCGGCAAGAGCACTCTGCTGCATCTGCTGGCGCGCTATATGGACGCCGGACGCGGTGAGATACGCATCGGTGGCGTGGCGTTGGACGAGATACCTTCCGCTGTGCGCCACCGGCATATCGTGCTGGTGGGCCAACAGGCAGCAGCGCTGGAGATCTCCCTGGCCGATAACATCGCGCTGTTGCGTCCCGACGCTGCGTTTGACGAGATTCGCCAGGCAGCTCGCGATGCCTGTCTCGACCAGCGCATCATGGCGCTGCCGCACGGCTACGACAGCGTACCAGGGCGCGATCTGGAGCTTTCCGGCGGCGAGCTGCAACGCCTGGCGCTGGCTCGCGCGCTGCTGTCGCCAGCGCCTCTGCTGCTGCTCGACGAGCCGACCTCGGCGCTCGACCCGCAGACTGCCCGTAGGGTGTTGCGCAACCTGCGCCAGCGCGGGGGAGGGCGCACCCGAGTGGTGGTCGCTCATCGGCTGGCCGAGGTCAGTGACGCCGATCTGATCCTGGTCATGGCCGATGGCCGGATCGTCGAACGCGGCGAGCACAAGGCGTTGCTGGCCACGGACGGTGCCTACGCGCGGTTATGGCGCGAACAGAGCCGTATGGAGGTGGCGGTATGA
- a CDS encoding Gfo/Idh/MocA family oxidoreductase, which produces MSDVHSVVVAGSRFGQFYAAGITADPRFVLRGILGQGSRRSQALATRLGVASWREVAALPDDIRLACVAVGGAARGEQGPALAEALMARGIDVLIEHPLLPSEWQDLLRSAERLGRRCLLNTFYPQLPAVARFIELGRQLRRRRGIRHLDVACGVQVGFATLDILAAVLEGVGPYSMEASSSDLSSMRGLSLVLAEVPLSLQVLNELAAADDGRMTLLQRISLTTDRGTLSLLSPHGPLLWTPAVAVPAEDDDGLFVLLDETSDEPLPSAQLWYAEPCSWTQIHQRLWPTAAAEALALLTDGAEVHRRNQRSLEVAALWQRIGERLGFPEAPPRSLASASLQQALEPAS; this is translated from the coding sequence ATGAGCGATGTGCATTCCGTGGTGGTCGCTGGCTCTCGGTTCGGTCAGTTCTATGCGGCCGGCATCACCGCCGATCCGCGCTTCGTCCTGCGCGGCATCCTTGGCCAGGGCAGCCGGCGTTCCCAGGCACTGGCCACACGCCTGGGCGTCGCAAGCTGGCGCGAGGTGGCGGCCTTGCCGGACGACATCCGCCTGGCCTGTGTTGCAGTCGGCGGCGCGGCGCGCGGCGAGCAGGGCCCGGCGTTGGCCGAAGCGCTGATGGCGCGCGGTATCGACGTGCTGATCGAGCATCCGCTGCTGCCGAGCGAATGGCAGGATCTGCTGCGCAGCGCCGAGCGCCTGGGGCGGCGTTGCCTGCTCAACACCTTCTACCCGCAACTGCCAGCGGTGGCGCGCTTCATCGAACTGGGCCGGCAATTGCGCCGGCGTCGGGGCATTCGTCATCTGGACGTGGCCTGTGGCGTGCAGGTGGGGTTCGCCACCTTGGACATCCTCGCTGCAGTGCTGGAGGGCGTCGGTCCGTACTCGATGGAAGCCTCTTCGAGCGATCTGTCGAGCATGCGCGGCCTTTCCCTGGTGCTGGCGGAGGTGCCGCTGAGCCTGCAGGTGCTCAATGAACTGGCCGCCGCTGACGACGGGCGCATGACCCTGCTGCAACGCATCAGCCTGACCACTGACCGTGGCACGCTGAGCCTGCTCAGTCCCCATGGCCCATTGCTGTGGACGCCGGCGGTGGCCGTGCCGGCCGAGGATGACGACGGCCTGTTCGTGCTGTTGGACGAGACCTCCGACGAGCCGCTGCCCAGCGCTCAGCTCTGGTACGCAGAGCCCTGTAGCTGGACGCAGATCCATCAGCGGCTGTGGCCGACAGCCGCGGCCGAGGCGCTGGCGTTGCTCACCGACGGCGCCGAGGTGCATCGGCGTAACCAGCGCAGCCTGGAGGTCGCAGCCCTGTGGCAACGCATCGGCGAACGCCTGGGCTTCCCCGAGGCGCCGCCGCGATCCCTGGCGTCGGCGAGTCTGCAACAGGCCCTGGAGCCAGCATCATGA